The proteins below are encoded in one region of Borrelia hispanica CRI:
- the jag gene encoding RNA-binding cell elongation regulator Jag/EloR has product MSYEFYGKTEQEAIKKAMRDLDLREGEFDVEILDKEKVGFLFKKEMIRIKVSPHAKEEEVKSDIQFDEDIYNKVLDFVKGIIDKMGYSVNLKIESREGNYVKIVIETDSPNILIGREGRNLDALQLLANIYISRLIGDTGNFNRVILDIEDYRERFKSRFINLAINSLHKVKRSRRSILLPTMNPFERRIIHTTLNRYSDIKTESEGDGNLKRVRISYVRNSKYNNNFRTYHKKDANSKK; this is encoded by the coding sequence ATGAGTTATGAATTTTATGGAAAGACAGAACAAGAAGCAATTAAGAAAGCTATGAGAGATCTTGATTTAAGAGAAGGTGAATTTGATGTGGAGATTTTAGATAAGGAGAAGGTTGGATTTTTATTTAAAAAAGAAATGATTAGGATAAAAGTGTCTCCCCATGCTAAAGAGGAAGAAGTAAAGTCTGACATTCAGTTTGATGAGGATATTTATAATAAAGTATTGGATTTTGTTAAAGGAATCATCGATAAAATGGGTTATTCTGTTAATTTAAAGATTGAATCTAGAGAGGGTAATTATGTTAAGATTGTTATTGAAACAGACAGTCCAAATATTTTGATTGGAAGGGAAGGTCGAAATTTAGATGCTTTGCAGCTTTTAGCAAATATTTATATATCTAGACTTATTGGAGATACTGGTAATTTTAATAGAGTAATATTAGATATTGAAGATTATAGGGAGAGATTTAAATCAAGGTTCATTAATTTAGCAATAAATTCTCTACATAAGGTAAAAAGAAGTAGACGTTCTATTTTGTTACCAACAATGAATCCTTTTGAGAGAAGGATTATTCATACTACCTTAAATCGTTATAGTGATATTAAGACTGAAAGTGAAGGAGATGGAAATTTGAAAAGGGTGAGAATTTCTTATGTTAGAAATAGTAAATATAATAATAATTTTCGAACTTATCATAAAAAGGATGCTAATTCTAAGAAATAG